The Candidatus Nanopelagicus abundans genome includes a region encoding these proteins:
- a CDS encoding ABC transporter permease, which yields MTMTSAPMPSLRHRTSRWFSRNLIRIYAGLAFIYLFIPVAYTFAFSFNNTGKSNLVWQGFTLDNWKNPCGAPQVCESVANSLKIGVLSTVVATILGTMIAFAIGRHKFKGRTTTNLLIFLPMATPEVVLGASLLAMFLNLRINPGFWTIVIAHVMFCISFVVVTVKARIASLDPKLEQAAMDLYANERETFRYVTLPLVMPGIAGAALLAFSLSFDDFIITNFNSGVVSTFPKFVYVSAARGIPAQANVIGSAMFFIALIIVIVGQVVSRQRKKV from the coding sequence ATGACAATGACATCTGCGCCAATGCCATCACTTCGCCATCGCACTTCAAGGTGGTTTTCAAGGAATTTAATTAGAATTTATGCAGGCCTTGCATTTATTTACTTGTTTATTCCAGTTGCCTATACCTTTGCATTTTCATTTAATAATACTGGAAAAAGTAATTTAGTTTGGCAGGGATTTACCTTAGATAATTGGAAAAATCCTTGTGGCGCCCCGCAAGTTTGTGAGTCAGTAGCTAATTCATTAAAGATTGGTGTGCTGTCAACGGTAGTAGCAACTATTTTAGGAACGATGATTGCCTTTGCAATAGGACGGCATAAATTTAAAGGGCGAACTACAACTAATCTTTTAATATTCCTGCCTATGGCTACCCCCGAGGTAGTACTTGGAGCATCACTTCTTGCTATGTTTTTGAATTTAAGAATTAACCCAGGATTTTGGACAATTGTGATTGCCCATGTGATGTTTTGTATCTCATTTGTTGTTGTTACCGTTAAAGCGCGTATTGCATCCCTTGATCCAAAACTTGAGCAAGCTGCAATGGATTTATACGCAAATGAGCGAGAAACCTTTAGGTATGTGACTTTGCCATTAGTTATGCCTGGAATTGCTGGAGCTGCGCTATTGGCATTCTCTTTATCTTTTGATGATTTTATTATTACTAACTTTAACTCTGGTGTGGTTTCAACCTTTCCAAAGTTTGTTTATGTCTCAGCTGCTAGAGGAATTCCGGCCCAAGCGAATGTGATTGGTAGTGCGATGTTTTTCATCGCTTTAATAATTGTAATAGTTGGTCAAGTAGTTAGCCGGCAACGCAAGAAGGTATAA
- a CDS encoding ABC transporter permease codes for MAFLHAVGSKGSQAKANLKSRSLTPYLLLAPGLIWLVTFFIIPIFSLASTSTMVRPEGAQIGTYVQELRFANYIDAFMTNKDQYLRSFVYAAFATILALAIAYPLAYTIAFKSGKYRNILLVLVIAPFFTSFLLRTIAWTQILSDSGPVVSAIKILPFVDELFRINNTSAAVVIGLAYNFLPFMTLPLYASLERIDPRTLEAAGDLYSDGFTTFRKVTLPLSMPGVVAGTLLTFIPAAGDYVNAAILGNPSTKMIGNVIESRFFAVVDYPTAAALSFTLMATILILVTLYIRKSGTDELV; via the coding sequence ATGGCATTTCTGCATGCAGTAGGAAGTAAGGGATCACAAGCTAAGGCCAACCTTAAATCACGCTCTCTTACTCCATACTTACTTTTAGCTCCCGGATTAATTTGGTTAGTTACCTTTTTTATAATTCCGATATTTTCTTTAGCAAGTACTTCCACCATGGTTCGCCCTGAGGGTGCTCAGATCGGTACCTATGTTCAAGAGCTTCGTTTTGCAAACTATATAGATGCATTTATGACAAATAAGGATCAGTATTTAAGATCCTTTGTCTATGCAGCTTTTGCCACAATATTGGCGTTAGCAATTGCTTATCCACTTGCATACACAATTGCCTTTAAATCTGGCAAATACCGCAATATTTTATTAGTGCTTGTGATTGCACCTTTCTTCACTTCATTTTTACTAAGGACTATTGCTTGGACTCAAATTTTATCTGACTCAGGTCCAGTAGTTTCAGCAATTAAAATTTTGCCATTTGTCGATGAACTATTTCGAATAAATAACACCTCAGCAGCGGTTGTGATTGGTCTTGCCTATAACTTTCTACCATTCATGACATTACCTTTATATGCAAGCCTTGAGAGGATTGATCCGCGCACACTTGAAGCAGCTGGGGATCTATATTCAGATGGATTTACTACATTTAGAAAAGTTACCCTGCCATTATCAATGCCAGGCGTCGTTGCTGGCACGCTTCTAACATTTATTCCAGCAGCTGGTGATTATGTAAACGCAGCAATTCTTGGTAACCCAAGCACAAAGATGATTGGAAATGTGATTGAATCTCGTTTTTTTGCAGTCGTAGATTACCCAACTGCAGCTGCTCTTTCTTTCACATTAATGGCGACTATTTTAATTTTAGTAACACTTTATATACGAAAATCTGGAACGGATGAATTGGTATGA
- a CDS encoding ABC transporter ATP-binding protein, with translation MANSKVSQDTGDLKLDRISKHYGDFCAVDDLSLVVPDGSFFALLGPSGCGKTTTLRMIAGLEEPSAGTISIGNTDITTQKPYRRNVNTVFQNYALFPHLTIFENIAFGLRRRGVKDIKTEVENALNLVEMGHLSERKPNQLSGGQQQRIAVARAIVNRPEVLLLDEPLGALDLKLRRQMQIELKRIQTEVGITFIHVTHDQEEAMTMADTIAVMNQGKIEQMGSATDLYEAPKTAFVANFLGQCNLIKGKITSRSADKATVTAKGLTFEVPLSRVATTNDSVFLGVRPEKLRLDDTGVNSIKNCVVIDRSFVGTSTQYLVKSPWDLDLVVFEQNDEGLHDLRVGDTVSLEWDPEHTFALDGAGDINAGADLDDDE, from the coding sequence ATGGCGAACAGTAAAGTTTCGCAAGATACTGGTGATTTAAAATTAGATCGTATTTCCAAACACTATGGAGATTTTTGTGCTGTTGATGATCTCTCATTAGTTGTTCCAGATGGTTCATTTTTCGCTCTCCTTGGACCATCTGGTTGCGGAAAAACTACAACACTTAGAATGATTGCAGGCTTAGAAGAGCCATCAGCAGGAACAATTTCAATTGGTAATACTGACATAACTACCCAAAAACCTTATCGACGAAATGTAAATACAGTTTTCCAAAATTATGCACTCTTTCCTCACTTAACAATCTTTGAAAATATTGCCTTTGGTTTGCGCAGGCGGGGCGTTAAAGATATTAAAACTGAGGTAGAAAATGCTTTAAATCTAGTTGAGATGGGCCACTTATCTGAGCGCAAGCCAAATCAATTATCAGGTGGACAGCAACAAAGAATTGCCGTCGCTAGAGCAATTGTTAATCGGCCTGAAGTTTTACTTCTTGATGAGCCGTTGGGCGCACTTGATTTAAAGCTGCGTAGGCAGATGCAAATAGAGTTAAAACGTATCCAAACTGAGGTTGGAATTACATTTATTCATGTTACTCATGATCAAGAAGAAGCAATGACGATGGCTGACACTATTGCGGTAATGAATCAAGGAAAGATTGAGCAGATGGGTAGTGCGACTGATCTTTATGAGGCGCCAAAGACTGCGTTCGTTGCCAACTTTTTAGGCCAATGTAATTTAATTAAAGGAAAGATCACTTCAAGATCTGCAGATAAGGCAACAGTTACGGCAAAGGGATTAACTTTTGAGGTACCACTTTCCAGAGTTGCCACCACAAATGATTCAGTCTTTCTTGGCGTGCGACCTGAAAAATTAAGGCTTGACGATACTGGAGTTAATTCAATTAAAAATTGTGTTGTAATTGATCGTTCATTTGTTGGAACTTCAACTCAGTATTTAGTTAAATCACCATGGGATTTAGATCTTGTAGTTTTTGAGCAAAATGATGAAGGATTGCATGATCTTAGAGTTGGCGATACGGTCTCACTTGAGTGGGATCCAGAACATACATTTGCATTAGATGGTGCTGGTGATATAAATGCTGGCGCTGACCTTGATGATGACGAGTAG
- a CDS encoding ABC transporter substrate-binding protein, protein MKKDINSISPEARAIIRAQLSRRSLFAGVGAVSAAGILAACGTGSSTGAKAIVDVSDSEKIVRWANWPLYLDFDDDTKIYPTLAAFEKQSGLKVTYEEAIDDNNTFYGKVQGQLSIGSDIGYDIVSPTDWMAARFIEQGYAQKLDPANVPNKSNIRAVLADVGYDKGRQYSLTWQSGFAGFGWNTQKLPKGVRTMEDLFAPANKGKVVVLSELRDTIGVIMLYQGVDPSSNFTEDQFMNAIDFFKGKIADGFIRQVKGNSYSEDLKRGDANAVIGWSGDIFILKSESDGKFDFAIPESGGTLWSDNMLIPSTSTHKKNAEKLMNYYYEPAVAAEVAAYVNYICPVEAAQPELEKIDPKLAESPFIFPDAATLAKVKVFRSLSSDESTKFQTAFDEAIGN, encoded by the coding sequence ATGAAGAAAGACATAAACTCAATATCTCCTGAAGCTCGCGCAATAATTCGCGCCCAGCTATCACGCCGTTCTTTATTTGCTGGTGTTGGAGCAGTATCTGCAGCCGGAATATTAGCTGCTTGTGGAACTGGTTCATCGACTGGAGCGAAAGCAATTGTTGATGTTAGTGATAGTGAAAAAATTGTTCGCTGGGCAAATTGGCCACTTTATTTAGATTTTGATGATGATACAAAGATTTATCCAACTCTTGCTGCATTTGAAAAGCAAAGTGGATTAAAGGTTACTTATGAAGAAGCAATTGATGATAACAATACTTTTTATGGCAAGGTGCAGGGACAATTATCAATCGGTTCAGATATTGGATATGACATAGTTTCACCAACTGATTGGATGGCAGCAAGATTTATCGAACAAGGTTATGCACAAAAACTTGATCCTGCTAATGTGCCAAACAAATCAAATATCCGAGCAGTTCTAGCTGATGTTGGTTATGACAAAGGTCGCCAATATTCACTCACCTGGCAGTCAGGTTTTGCAGGTTTTGGATGGAATACCCAAAAACTTCCTAAGGGTGTTCGAACAATGGAAGATTTATTTGCACCAGCAAATAAAGGAAAAGTTGTTGTGCTCTCTGAGCTTCGCGACACAATTGGTGTGATCATGCTCTACCAAGGCGTGGACCCATCCTCTAACTTCACCGAGGATCAATTTATGAATGCAATTGATTTCTTTAAGGGAAAGATTGCTGATGGATTTATTCGCCAAGTAAAAGGTAACTCATACTCTGAGGATCTAAAGCGCGGAGATGCTAACGCAGTAATTGGCTGGTCTGGTGACATATTTATTCTTAAATCTGAATCAGATGGCAAGTTTGATTTTGCTATTCCTGAGTCCGGTGGCACATTATGGAGCGATAACATGTTGATTCCATCAACTTCAACCCATAAGAAAAATGCTGAAAAATTAATGAACTATTACTACGAGCCTGCAGTAGCCGCTGAGGTTGCAGCTTATGTAAATTACATCTGCCCAGTAGAGGCAGCGCAACCTGAGTTGGAAAAAATCGATCCTAAACTTGCAGAGAGCCCATTTATATTCCCAGATGCGGCAACTCTGGCAAAGGTTAAAGTCTTTAGATCACTCTCATCCGATGAGAGCACTAAATTCCAGACAGCTTTTGACGAAGCTATCGGAAATTAA
- a CDS encoding gamma-aminobutyraldehyde dehydrogenase has protein sequence MKTLQNFINGKKVSATSDKVQDLINPSTGEVFAKAPVSNASDVDKAMKSAANAFEVWKESTPGERQKAINKIADAIEARSEELIGIESENTGKPIAVTRAEEIGPMLDQIRFFAGAARNLEGKSAAEYFKGHTSFIRREPIGVCAQVTPWNYPMMMAVWKWAPAIAAGNTVVLKPSDTTPVSTLWMAELMQEFLPEGVINVVIGDRDTGRALVEHEIPQMVSITGSVRAGMEVAGSAAKDLKKLHLELGGKAPVVIFDDANLEAACEWIAVAGYFNAGQDCTAATRVIVEASAYDDVVALLSEQAKNVIKVGMPNEDVLVGPVNNANQLARVQGFLDRVPAHARVTAGGTAIKRPGYFWNPTVVADLKQDDEMIQSEIFAPVITVQKFSDEAQAVKYANGVKYGLASSVWTKDHGRAMRMAKAFDFGCVWINTHIPMVAEMPHGGFKHSGTGKDLSSYGFEEYTRIKHVMTNLNA, from the coding sequence TTGAAGACTCTGCAAAATTTTATTAATGGCAAGAAGGTAAGTGCTACCTCAGATAAGGTTCAAGATTTAATTAATCCATCAACTGGTGAGGTATTTGCTAAAGCTCCAGTCTCAAACGCATCTGATGTTGATAAGGCGATGAAGTCAGCAGCTAATGCTTTTGAAGTTTGGAAAGAGTCAACACCAGGTGAGCGTCAAAAAGCGATTAATAAAATTGCAGATGCAATTGAAGCCAGAAGTGAAGAGTTAATTGGGATTGAATCAGAAAATACTGGTAAACCAATTGCAGTAACTAGGGCAGAAGAGATTGGCCCAATGCTTGATCAAATTAGATTTTTTGCAGGTGCGGCTAGAAATTTAGAAGGAAAATCTGCTGCGGAATACTTTAAGGGACACACATCATTTATTCGCCGCGAACCAATTGGAGTTTGTGCGCAGGTAACACCATGGAATTACCCAATGATGATGGCGGTATGGAAGTGGGCACCAGCGATTGCTGCAGGTAACACAGTAGTTCTAAAGCCAAGTGATACAACTCCAGTTTCAACACTTTGGATGGCAGAGTTAATGCAGGAGTTTCTTCCTGAGGGTGTAATAAATGTTGTAATAGGAGATCGAGATACTGGTCGGGCATTAGTTGAGCATGAAATTCCGCAAATGGTTTCAATTACTGGTTCAGTTCGTGCTGGTATGGAAGTAGCAGGAAGTGCTGCAAAAGATTTAAAGAAACTACATTTAGAACTAGGCGGTAAAGCACCAGTTGTAATATTTGATGATGCCAATTTAGAAGCAGCTTGTGAATGGATTGCAGTTGCCGGCTACTTTAATGCGGGTCAAGATTGCACCGCAGCTACTCGAGTAATTGTGGAAGCAAGTGCTTATGATGATGTAGTAGCACTACTTTCTGAGCAGGCAAAAAACGTAATTAAAGTTGGCATGCCAAATGAGGATGTATTAGTTGGGCCAGTAAATAATGCTAATCAACTAGCTAGAGTGCAAGGCTTTTTAGATCGAGTGCCGGCTCATGCCAGAGTCACAGCTGGTGGTACTGCCATTAAGCGCCCTGGTTACTTCTGGAACCCAACTGTGGTTGCAGATCTAAAACAAGATGATGAGATGATTCAAAGTGAAATATTTGCGCCAGTTATTACGGTACAAAAATTTAGCGATGAGGCTCAAGCTGTTAAGTATGCAAATGGCGTTAAGTATGGGCTAGCTTCAAGTGTTTGGACTAAGGATCATGGCCGGGCTATGAGAATGGCCAAAGCCTTTGACTTTGGTTGCGTCTGGATTAACACCCATATTCCTATGGTGGCTGAGATGCCACACGGTGGATTTAAGCACTCAGGCACAGGAAAAGATTTATCTTCCTATGGATTTGAGGAGTACACCCGAATCAAACACGTCATGACTAACCTAAACGCCTGA
- the rlmN gene encoding 23S rRNA (adenine(2503)-C(2))-methyltransferase RlmN yields MAELIFDAPAVKKKSPIHLADLTVAERKARAEELGLPAFRANQLAVHFFTHHSDDMESFTDIPKELRAPLTDAFLPKLLTLVRSVTCDGGKTRKDLWRLHDGVLVESVLMRYTDRTTVCISSQAGCGMQCPFCATGQAGLTRNLTAAEITAQVVMAAKACDLGEMPGGPTRLSNVVFMGMGEPMANYKSVMQSIRNITNPQPDGLGIGARSVTLSTVGLVSGIEKLIAEDLPVTLAISLHTPDDELRDSLVPVNSRWKVKEVLAAADKYEAKTGRRYSIEYALIRDINDQAWRADLLGRMLKNKNAHVNLIPLNPTPGSKWTASRAEDEAAFVEILEGYGVPVTVRDTRGREIDGACGQLAASQIDNNS; encoded by the coding sequence ATGGCTGAATTAATATTTGACGCACCAGCTGTTAAAAAGAAGAGTCCAATACATCTAGCTGACTTAACTGTGGCAGAGCGCAAAGCCCGCGCTGAAGAGTTGGGATTACCAGCATTTAGAGCTAATCAATTAGCAGTGCATTTCTTTACTCATCACAGTGATGATATGGAATCATTTACCGATATTCCTAAAGAGCTTAGAGCACCCCTTACTGATGCATTTTTACCAAAATTATTAACATTAGTTCGCTCAGTTACTTGCGATGGTGGCAAGACTAGAAAAGATCTTTGGCGCCTGCACGATGGAGTTTTAGTTGAATCAGTTTTAATGCGTTATACCGATCGCACAACTGTTTGCATATCATCACAAGCAGGATGTGGAATGCAGTGTCCATTTTGCGCCACTGGGCAGGCAGGACTTACTAGAAATTTAACTGCTGCTGAAATTACTGCTCAAGTTGTAATGGCAGCAAAGGCTTGTGATTTAGGTGAGATGCCAGGTGGGCCAACTCGATTATCTAATGTTGTTTTTATGGGTATGGGTGAGCCGATGGCTAATTACAAATCAGTAATGCAAAGTATTAGAAATATTACCAATCCACAACCAGATGGTTTAGGAATTGGCGCTAGATCTGTAACACTTTCAACTGTTGGTTTAGTTAGCGGAATTGAAAAGTTAATTGCAGAAGATCTTCCAGTGACACTAGCTATTTCACTTCACACACCAGATGATGAGTTACGTGACAGCCTAGTTCCTGTTAACTCAAGGTGGAAAGTGAAAGAGGTATTAGCTGCTGCTGATAAGTATGAAGCCAAGACCGGCAGGCGCTACTCAATTGAGTATGCATTAATTAGAGATATTAATGATCAAGCATGGCGAGCAGATTTACTGGGCAGAATGCTTAAGAATAAAAATGCGCATGTTAACTTAATTCCATTAAATCCAACCCCAGGTTCTAAGTGGACAGCATCTAGAGCTGAGGATGAGGCAGCCTTTGTTGAGATTTTAGAAGGCTATGGCGTGCCGGTGACGGTGCGAGATACCAGGGGTCGAGAGATAGATGGTGCATGTGGACAACTTGCTGCATCACAGATTGATAACAACTCCTAG
- a CDS encoding phosphatidate cytidylyltransferase: MADLHAINDAINKRAGRKLLPSILVSLFLLALIFGSINTEPLLFFALIWAVIMLGVREIAHAYRTGGIELPDYVLMTAATVLLVATWNGNTEGLAVSAGLTIPVLMITLLLISQKDFIKRSTSAVFIIFYLSLLGGFILLLANHPDGAKRIFALVALIACNDTFAYFVGVLIGKHKIAPSISPKKSWEGLIGGAIAAIIGGAFIFHSLFETTWVVGAAIGLMTVVTATCGDLIESAIKRDLAIKDMSNLLPGHGGIMDRLDSALFTAPAVWFALELIARYL; the protein is encoded by the coding sequence ATGGCTGACCTGCACGCGATAAATGATGCGATTAACAAACGCGCAGGTCGCAAGTTACTTCCATCTATTTTAGTTTCACTATTTTTATTAGCACTTATCTTTGGTTCAATAAACACTGAACCACTTTTATTTTTTGCTTTAATCTGGGCAGTAATAATGCTTGGCGTGCGTGAGATCGCTCATGCCTATCGAACTGGCGGCATTGAATTACCAGATTATGTTTTAATGACTGCAGCCACTGTTCTACTTGTTGCCACATGGAATGGAAATACCGAAGGCCTTGCCGTATCTGCTGGCCTTACTATTCCAGTTTTAATGATTACATTGCTTTTAATTAGCCAAAAAGATTTTATCAAAAGATCAACATCTGCAGTATTTATTATCTTTTATCTGTCCCTACTAGGTGGCTTTATTTTACTGCTAGCAAATCACCCTGATGGTGCAAAGCGAATTTTTGCTCTCGTTGCATTAATTGCTTGTAATGACACCTTTGCATATTTTGTTGGAGTTTTAATTGGTAAGCATAAGATTGCGCCAAGTATTAGTCCTAAGAAAAGTTGGGAAGGATTAATTGGTGGGGCTATTGCTGCCATAATTGGGGGAGCATTCATTTTCCACTCACTCTTTGAAACTACCTGGGTGGTTGGAGCGGCTATTGGTTTAATGACTGTAGTTACTGCTACCTGTGGTGATTTAATTGAATCAGCCATTAAGCGGGATTTAGCTATTAAAGATATGTCTAATTTATTACCAGGCCATGGCGGCATTATGGACCGATTAGATTCAGCACTTTTTACCGCCCCGGCTGTTTGGTTTGCATTAGAACTCATTGCTCGGTATTTATAG
- the frr gene encoding ribosome recycling factor, whose product MADLTTSLSECNVKMNKAIDVAKEDFAAIRTGRAQPSMFAKLMVDYYGTGTPLSQLATVQVPEARLALVTPYDKGAMAAIEKAIRDSDLGVNPGSDGTVIRVNFPQLTEERRKEFIKIAKSKAEDSKVAIRAIRRAAKEAMEKLEKDGKVGKDDLARAEKELEKTTGEHTAKIDDLLKHKEAELLEV is encoded by the coding sequence ATGGCAGATCTAACTACTTCACTTTCTGAGTGCAATGTAAAGATGAATAAGGCAATTGATGTTGCCAAAGAGGATTTTGCTGCAATTAGAACAGGCCGGGCGCAACCATCAATGTTCGCCAAATTAATGGTGGACTACTACGGAACTGGTACCCCGCTTTCACAACTTGCAACTGTTCAGGTTCCAGAAGCACGTCTTGCGTTAGTTACTCCATATGACAAAGGCGCTATGGCAGCGATTGAAAAAGCAATTAGAGATTCAGATCTTGGTGTAAATCCTGGCTCAGATGGCACAGTAATTCGAGTTAACTTTCCACAATTAACTGAGGAGCGACGCAAGGAGTTTATTAAGATTGCAAAGAGTAAAGCTGAAGATTCTAAGGTTGCGATCCGGGCTATTCGCCGGGCAGCTAAAGAGGCGATGGAAAAACTAGAAAAAGATGGCAAAGTTGGTAAGGATGATTTAGCTAGAGCTGAAAAAGAGCTTGAAAAAACTACTGGTGAGCACACTGCAAAGATTGATGACTTACTTAAACACAAAGAAGCCGAGTTACTAGAGGTTTAA
- the pyrH gene encoding UMP kinase: protein MPRKGYKRVLLKLSGEVFGGEKGIGVDPDVVHDIANQIADVVRGGTEIAVVVGGGNYFRGAELQQRGMDRARADYMGMLGTVMNCLALQDFLEKEGIETRVQTAITMGQVAEPYVPRRAIRHLEKGRVVIFGAGAGMPFFTTDTVAAQRALEIGVQALLLAKSGVDGVYDADPRKDKSAKKYETVSYDEVLSKSLAVADAAAFSLCRENKLPIVIFDLKNKGNIKRAVTGESVGTLVS, encoded by the coding sequence ATGCCACGTAAAGGTTATAAGAGAGTGCTCCTTAAATTATCTGGTGAAGTCTTTGGTGGCGAAAAAGGCATCGGTGTTGATCCTGATGTAGTCCACGATATAGCTAATCAAATTGCAGATGTGGTTAGAGGCGGAACAGAAATTGCAGTTGTCGTTGGTGGTGGAAATTACTTTAGAGGCGCAGAGCTACAACAACGTGGCATGGATCGGGCAAGAGCTGATTACATGGGAATGCTTGGCACGGTAATGAATTGCTTAGCACTTCAAGATTTTTTAGAAAAAGAAGGAATTGAAACTAGAGTACAAACTGCAATCACAATGGGCCAGGTGGCAGAACCATATGTGCCACGTCGAGCCATTAGACATTTAGAAAAAGGAAGAGTTGTAATTTTTGGAGCTGGCGCTGGTATGCCATTTTTTACTACCGACACAGTTGCTGCCCAACGCGCACTTGAGATTGGGGTGCAGGCACTACTACTTGCAAAAAGTGGTGTTGATGGAGTTTATGATGCTGATCCACGTAAAGATAAATCTGCTAAAAAATATGAGACTGTTTCCTATGATGAGGTTTTAAGTAAATCCTTAGCAGTTGCAGATGCAGCAGCTTTCTCCCTGTGCCGTGAGAATAAATTGCCAATTGTTATCTTTGACCTAAAAAATAAAGGTAACATTAAGCGGGCGGTAACGGGCGAGAGTGTTGGCACGCTGGTTTCATAA
- the tsf gene encoding translation elongation factor Ts, translated as MAYTAEDVKKLREQTAAGMLDCKKALDEAGGDYQKAVEIIRVKGQKGVTKREGRATSNGLVTAKAEGDLGVMLELNCETDFVAKGEKFQALADELLNHLATSKIGELDKFLPSKLASGKTVQEVVDEGNAMLGEKIEVKRISVLTGSPVSLYLHKTSPDLPPQVGVLVQLKNAAEIVGKDIAQHIAAFAPLFVSRDQVPADEIAKERRLAEESARSEGKPEASIAKIVEGRVTGFVKEVSLLEQAFAKDAKKTVQQILDEAKTAVSAFNRFRVGQ; from the coding sequence TTGGCATACACAGCAGAGGATGTTAAAAAACTAAGAGAGCAGACCGCTGCCGGAATGCTTGATTGCAAAAAAGCACTTGATGAAGCCGGCGGTGATTATCAAAAAGCGGTTGAGATCATTCGCGTTAAGGGACAAAAAGGTGTTACCAAGCGCGAAGGACGGGCAACCTCAAACGGTTTAGTTACTGCAAAAGCTGAAGGTGATCTTGGAGTAATGCTTGAACTAAATTGTGAAACTGATTTCGTGGCAAAGGGTGAGAAGTTTCAAGCTTTAGCTGATGAACTTTTAAATCACCTTGCCACATCTAAAATCGGTGAGCTAGATAAGTTTCTACCTTCAAAACTTGCATCAGGTAAAACTGTGCAGGAAGTAGTTGATGAGGGAAATGCTATGTTGGGTGAGAAGATTGAGGTTAAGCGAATCTCAGTTCTAACTGGTTCACCAGTTTCGCTTTATCTACACAAAACATCTCCGGACCTTCCACCACAGGTTGGTGTTTTAGTTCAGTTAAAAAATGCAGCTGAAATTGTTGGCAAAGATATCGCTCAACACATTGCTGCTTTTGCGCCACTATTTGTTAGCCGTGATCAGGTTCCAGCTGATGAGATTGCCAAGGAGAGAAGATTGGCAGAGGAGAGTGCTCGCAGCGAAGGAAAGCCTGAAGCCTCAATTGCAAAGATTGTTGAGGGTCGCGTAACTGGGTTTGTGAAAGAGGTATCACTTCTTGAGCAGGCTTTTGCTAAGGATGCAAAGAAAACTGTTCAACAAATCCTTGATGAGGCAAAGACAGCCGTGTCTGCCTTTAATAGATTCCGCGTAGGTCAGTAA
- the rpsB gene encoding 30S ribosomal protein S2 produces the protein MAVVTMRELLDSGVHFGHQTRRWNPKMKRYIFTERNGIYIIDIQQSLALIDSAYEFIKDAVAKGGHVLFVGTKKQAHEPIKEQSARVGMPYVTERWLGGMLTNFPTVYKRVLRLKELEALETANDQLLTKKELLVLRREREKLNKNLDGIRNMTKLPAAIWVIDTKKEHLAVAEAKKLGIPVIAILDTNCDPDEVDYKIPGNDDAIRSIALLTRVMTDAIVAGLQVRSAQAAKIADKAAAEAAAAAEKTAEQPLADWEKDLIKEPTETAGA, from the coding sequence ATGGCAGTTGTAACAATGCGAGAACTTCTCGACAGTGGTGTGCATTTTGGTCACCAAACTCGTCGATGGAATCCAAAGATGAAGCGCTATATCTTTACTGAGCGCAATGGCATCTACATCATCGATATCCAACAATCATTAGCCCTTATTGATAGCGCTTATGAGTTTATTAAAGATGCAGTTGCAAAAGGTGGACATGTACTTTTCGTTGGTACTAAAAAGCAAGCACATGAGCCAATTAAAGAGCAATCTGCCCGAGTTGGTATGCCTTATGTAACAGAGAGATGGTTAGGTGGAATGCTTACTAATTTCCCAACAGTTTATAAGCGCGTACTACGGCTTAAAGAGCTTGAGGCTCTTGAGACCGCTAACGATCAACTTTTAACAAAGAAAGAATTACTTGTTCTCCGCCGTGAGCGAGAGAAGTTAAACAAGAACCTTGATGGAATTCGTAATATGACAAAGTTGCCTGCAGCTATTTGGGTTATTGATACTAAGAAAGAGCACCTAGCTGTTGCTGAAGCTAAAAAGCTTGGCATTCCAGTTATTGCAATCTTAGATACCAACTGCGATCCAGATGAGGTTGATTACAAGATTCCTGGTAACGATGATGCGATTCGCTCAATTGCTCTTTTAACAAGAGTAATGACAGATGCAATTGTTGCCGGACTACAGGTTAGATCAGCACAAGCAGCAAAGATTGCTGATAAGGCTGCTGCTGAAGCAGCTGCTGCAGCAGAAAAAACTGCTGAACAACCACTTGCTGATTGGGAAAAAGATTTAATTAAAGAGCCAACAGAGACTGCTGGTGCTTAA